The following proteins are encoded in a genomic region of Nocardioides renjunii:
- a CDS encoding DUF805 domain-containing protein: MDFMTAVRTCLSKYVDFSGRARRSEYWYFALFNFLVGIVTSILDAILGTGYDDSTGGLFNTLGALALLLPSLAVGVRRLHDTGRSGWWILLGLIPLIGWIILIVWFCTDSKPDNQWGPNPKHAGAAGGYPPPPPAAPYGSGQYGG; the protein is encoded by the coding sequence ATGGACTTCATGACAGCGGTCCGCACGTGCTTGTCCAAGTACGTCGACTTCTCGGGGCGGGCACGCCGCTCGGAGTACTGGTACTTCGCGCTGTTCAACTTCCTCGTCGGGATCGTCACGAGCATCCTCGACGCGATCCTCGGCACCGGCTACGACGACAGCACCGGCGGCTTGTTCAACACCCTCGGTGCGCTGGCCCTGCTCCTGCCCTCGCTGGCGGTCGGCGTGCGGCGCCTGCACGACACCGGCCGGAGCGGCTGGTGGATCCTGCTCGGCCTCATCCCGCTCATCGGCTGGATCATCCTCATCGTCTGGTTCTGCACCGACTCCAAGCCGGACAACCAGTGGGGACCGAACCCCAAGCACGCGGGAGCCGCCGGCGGCTACCCGCCGCCCCCGCCGGCCGCCCCCTACGGCTCCGGGCAGTACGGCGGCTGA
- a CDS encoding alpha/beta hydrolase, with protein MPLPQQADVLGPDFRVETFSLPPDDEGPVVATLVTLEPARPHGRAVLHVHGFADYFFHAEYARWWADRGYTFYALDLRKYGRSLRDHQTPHFITDLGEYFGEIDLAWWRITQRDGHREVVASAHSTGGLTMSLWAQERRPAELVAMVLNSPWFDMQGPKWLRGRAARVALERVGSRRPLQEIPRRTSDVYGRSLHREHGGEWDYDLGWKPLESRPVHVGWLRAVRRGHARLHAGLDLDCPTLVLSSARSFFGEQTLETATTHDIVLDVEQIRRWASSVGRHVTSVALEGAMHDIVLSRPEVRATAYDVIDRWLAAWVGTGSTSLASDEQHEQRGEAHDGDHGA; from the coding sequence ATGCCCCTGCCGCAGCAGGCCGACGTCCTCGGGCCTGACTTCCGGGTGGAGACCTTCTCCCTCCCACCGGACGACGAGGGCCCGGTCGTCGCCACCCTCGTGACGCTCGAGCCCGCGCGTCCCCACGGGCGCGCCGTCCTCCACGTCCACGGCTTCGCGGACTACTTCTTCCACGCCGAGTACGCCCGGTGGTGGGCCGACCGCGGCTACACCTTCTACGCCCTCGACCTCCGCAAGTACGGCCGGTCCCTGCGCGACCACCAGACGCCGCACTTCATCACCGACCTCGGCGAGTACTTCGGCGAGATCGACCTGGCCTGGTGGCGCATCACCCAGCGCGACGGCCACCGCGAGGTCGTCGCGTCGGCGCACTCCACCGGTGGCCTCACCATGTCGCTGTGGGCCCAGGAGCGTCGCCCGGCTGAGCTGGTGGCCATGGTGCTCAACTCCCCGTGGTTCGACATGCAGGGCCCGAAGTGGTTGCGCGGCCGCGCCGCGCGGGTCGCGCTCGAGCGCGTGGGCAGCCGCCGTCCGCTGCAGGAGATCCCGCGCCGCACCAGCGACGTCTACGGCCGGTCGCTGCACCGCGAGCACGGCGGCGAGTGGGACTACGACCTCGGGTGGAAGCCGCTGGAGTCGCGCCCGGTCCACGTCGGATGGCTCCGGGCCGTGCGCCGCGGCCACGCCCGGCTGCATGCGGGGCTGGACCTGGACTGCCCCACCCTGGTGCTGTCCTCGGCCCGGTCGTTCTTCGGCGAGCAGACGCTGGAGACCGCGACGACCCACGACATCGTCCTCGACGTCGAGCAGATCAGGCGATGGGCGTCGTCGGTGGGCCGGCACGTCACCTCGGTCGCGCTCGAGGGCGCCATGCACGACATCGTCCTGTCGCGTCCGGAGGTGCGCGCGACGGCGTACGACGTCATCGACCGGTGGCTGGCCGCATGGGTCGGGACGGGCTCGACGAGCCTCGCCTCAGACGAGCAGCACGAGCAGCGCGGCGAGGCCCACGACGGCGATCACGGCGCGTAG
- a CDS encoding NfeD family protein encodes MDWIRDHLWETWLALSIALGVAEMFSLDLILAMLAAGAVVGMVAALIGLPVVVQVLVALGASVAMVAFVRPAFVKRLHSGPELSLGHGKLVGTRGMVTAEITGLTPGRIKIGGEIWSALPYDEHLRIAPGETVEVFEIKGATAYVHPVGTLEP; translated from the coding sequence ATGGACTGGATCCGCGACCATCTCTGGGAGACCTGGCTGGCGCTGTCGATCGCGCTCGGCGTCGCCGAGATGTTCAGCCTGGACCTGATCCTCGCGATGCTGGCTGCCGGTGCCGTCGTCGGCATGGTCGCCGCCCTCATCGGGCTGCCCGTCGTCGTGCAGGTCCTCGTCGCCCTCGGTGCGTCCGTCGCGATGGTGGCGTTCGTCCGCCCGGCGTTCGTCAAGCGCCTGCACAGCGGACCCGAGCTCTCCCTGGGCCACGGCAAGCTCGTCGGCACCCGCGGCATGGTGACCGCCGAGATCACCGGCCTGACGCCGGGCCGGATCAAGATCGGCGGCGAGATCTGGAGCGCGCTGCCCTACGACGAGCACCTGCGGATCGCCCCGGGGGAGACCGTCGAGGTGTTCGAGATCAAGGGTGCGACGGCCTACGTCCACCCGGTGGGCACGCTCGAGCCCTGA
- a CDS encoding ATP-binding cassette domain-containing protein, which translates to MVAVIEFAGVTVRRGQSLLLDDVSWEVEEDERWVVLGPNGAGKTTLLQVAAAQLHPTSGVAGILDEVLGTTDVFDLRPRIGLTSAALADRIPRSEHVLDVVVSASYGVVGRWREDYADLDHDRARELLGEMGASHLADRTFGTLSEGERKRVQIARALMTDPELLLLDEPAAGLDLGGREDLVATLSELALDPDSPATVLVSHHVEEIPPGFTHALLLRDGRVVDSGPVEDVVTAETLSETFGMPLLLSRADDRFAARRRPAHRPSST; encoded by the coding sequence GTGGTCGCCGTCATCGAGTTCGCAGGGGTCACGGTGCGGCGTGGGCAGTCGCTGCTGCTCGACGACGTGTCCTGGGAGGTCGAGGAGGACGAGCGCTGGGTGGTCCTCGGCCCCAACGGCGCCGGCAAGACGACCCTGCTGCAGGTGGCCGCCGCACAGCTGCACCCGACCTCCGGCGTCGCGGGCATCCTCGACGAGGTGCTCGGCACCACGGACGTCTTCGACCTCCGCCCGCGGATCGGTCTCACCAGCGCCGCGCTCGCCGACCGCATCCCGCGCAGCGAGCACGTCCTCGACGTGGTGGTCTCGGCGTCCTACGGCGTGGTGGGCCGGTGGCGCGAGGATTACGCCGACCTCGACCACGACCGGGCCCGCGAGCTGCTGGGCGAGATGGGCGCGAGCCACCTCGCGGACCGCACGTTCGGCACCCTCAGCGAGGGCGAGCGCAAGCGGGTGCAGATCGCCCGGGCGCTGATGACCGACCCCGAGCTGCTGCTCCTCGACGAGCCCGCCGCCGGGTTGGACCTCGGCGGCCGGGAGGACCTCGTCGCGACGCTGTCCGAGCTCGCCCTCGACCCCGACTCGCCGGCCACCGTCCTCGTCTCCCACCACGTCGAGGAGATCCCGCCGGGATTCACCCACGCCCTCCTGCTGCGGGACGGCCGGGTGGTCGACTCGGGACCGGTGGAGGACGTCGTCACCGCCGAGACGTTGTCCGAGACGTTCGGCATGCCGCTGCTGCTCAGCCGCGCCGACGACAGGTTCGCCGCGCGGCGTCGGCCGGCCCACCGCCCGTCCTCCACCTGA
- a CDS encoding VOC family protein, which produces MTSVHHTIDYVEINVSDLSVARSFYEQAFGWAFNDYGPTYSGIRAASGDGEVGGLNATGTPGPGGPLVLLFSDDLDATVTAVEAAGGTVAAGPYEFPGGRRFEFTDPSGNVLGVWASA; this is translated from the coding sequence ATGACCAGCGTCCACCACACCATCGACTACGTCGAGATCAACGTCAGCGACCTGTCCGTCGCCCGCTCGTTCTACGAGCAGGCCTTCGGCTGGGCCTTCAACGACTACGGGCCCACCTATTCCGGCATCCGCGCGGCCTCGGGCGACGGGGAGGTCGGCGGCCTCAACGCCACCGGCACGCCCGGTCCGGGCGGACCGCTCGTGCTGCTCTTCTCCGACGACCTCGACGCCACGGTGACGGCCGTCGAGGCGGCGGGCGGCACCGTGGCCGCGGGGCCCTACGAGTTCCCCGGCGGTCGGCGCTTCGAGTTCACCGACCCGAGCGGCAACGTGCTCGGGGTGTGGGCCTCGGCCTGA
- a CDS encoding TSUP family transporter, with protein MSPIEAVLVALAGVAAGTINTVVGSGTLITFPTLLAFGVPPVTANVSNTVGLVPGSLSGVVGYRRELAGQRSRVVRLGSASLLGGIVGALLLLWLPSAAFDTIVPALISLGVLLVVLGPWIQRSVAARAATRGGIPDHGVWWVWPAVAVTGVYGGYFGAAQGVLLMAVLGIGVADSIQRHTATKNVLALVVNAVAALVFIAVADVDWVVAGLIALGSVVGGQIGATVGRRLPPALLRAVIAVVGLAALLVLLV; from the coding sequence GTGAGTCCGATCGAAGCCGTGCTGGTCGCCCTCGCGGGAGTGGCGGCCGGCACCATCAACACGGTGGTGGGGTCGGGGACGTTGATCACGTTCCCGACCCTGCTGGCGTTCGGCGTGCCCCCGGTCACGGCCAACGTGAGCAACACGGTCGGCCTGGTGCCGGGCAGCCTGTCGGGGGTCGTCGGCTACCGGCGCGAGCTCGCCGGCCAGCGCTCACGGGTCGTCCGGCTGGGCTCGGCGTCGCTGCTCGGCGGCATCGTCGGCGCCCTGCTCCTGCTGTGGCTGCCGTCCGCGGCGTTCGACACCATCGTGCCGGCGCTCATCTCGCTCGGCGTCCTGCTGGTGGTCCTCGGACCGTGGATCCAGCGCAGCGTCGCCGCCCGGGCGGCGACGCGCGGCGGCATCCCGGACCACGGCGTGTGGTGGGTGTGGCCCGCCGTCGCGGTCACCGGTGTCTACGGCGGCTACTTCGGCGCCGCCCAGGGCGTCCTGCTCATGGCGGTGCTCGGCATCGGCGTGGCCGACTCGATCCAGCGCCACACCGCGACCAAGAACGTCCTCGCCCTGGTCGTGAACGCCGTGGCCGCGCTGGTGTTCATCGCCGTCGCGGACGTCGACTGGGTCGTCGCCGGGCTGATCGCCCTCGGCTCGGTCGTCGGCGGCCAGATCGGCGCGACGGTCGGCCGGCGCCTCCCGCCGGCCCTGCTACGCGCCGTGATCGCCGTCGTGGGCCTCGCCGCGCTGCTCGTGCTGCTCGTCTGA
- a CDS encoding SPFH domain-containing protein, which translates to MLAKTVRIVPQARAGIVERFGKYKGTLPAGLNIVVPFIDKVRYLIDLREQVVSFPPQPVITEDNLVVSIDTVIYFQVTDPVTATYEIANYIQAVEQLTMTTLRNIVGGMDLEQTLTSRDEINTGLRGVLDEATGKWGIRVNRVEIKGIDPPPSIKDAMEKQMRADRDKRALILTAEGQRQSAILTAEGNKQSAILNAEGDRESLILRAQADREAAILRAQGEGQAIQTVFQAIHDGQPDQSLLAYQYLQMMPKIAEGSANKVWVIPSEITKAMEGLGSSIHEIAGIPRDATPRTRVDMGASEPQLPRGSDDAETRATNEAVQEAIAAAERAARPGRTARSIDPAATATEPDPLSGPADPPVGSTDATGPGAPAGQ; encoded by the coding sequence ATGCTCGCCAAGACGGTCCGCATCGTGCCCCAGGCGCGTGCCGGCATCGTCGAGCGCTTCGGCAAGTACAAGGGGACGCTGCCGGCCGGGCTCAACATCGTCGTGCCGTTCATCGACAAGGTGCGCTACCTCATCGACCTGCGTGAGCAGGTCGTGAGCTTCCCACCGCAGCCGGTGATCACCGAGGACAACCTGGTGGTGTCCATCGACACCGTCATCTACTTCCAGGTGACCGACCCGGTGACCGCGACCTACGAGATCGCCAACTACATCCAGGCGGTCGAGCAGCTCACCATGACGACCTTGCGCAACATCGTGGGCGGCATGGACCTGGAGCAGACGCTCACCAGCCGCGACGAGATCAACACCGGCCTGAGGGGCGTGCTCGACGAGGCCACCGGCAAGTGGGGCATCCGCGTCAACCGCGTCGAGATCAAGGGGATCGACCCGCCGCCGTCGATCAAGGACGCGATGGAGAAGCAGATGCGCGCCGACCGCGACAAGCGCGCGCTCATCCTCACCGCCGAGGGTCAGCGCCAGTCGGCGATCCTGACCGCCGAGGGCAACAAGCAGTCGGCCATCCTCAACGCCGAGGGTGACCGGGAGTCGCTGATCCTGCGCGCCCAGGCGGACCGCGAGGCCGCCATCCTCCGCGCCCAGGGTGAGGGACAGGCCATCCAGACGGTCTTCCAGGCCATCCACGACGGCCAGCCCGACCAGTCGCTGCTCGCCTACCAGTACCTCCAGATGATGCCGAAGATCGCCGAGGGCAGCGCCAACAAGGTGTGGGTCATCCCCTCCGAGATCACCAAGGCGATGGAGGGCCTCGGCTCGTCCATCCACGAGATCGCCGGCATCCCGCGGGACGCGACCCCGCGCACCCGCGTGGACATGGGCGCGTCCGAGCCCCAGCTGCCCCGCGGGTCGGACGACGCCGAGACCCGGGCGACCAACGAGGCGGTGCAGGAGGCGATCGCCGCAGCGGAGAGGGCAGCGCGCCCGGGCCGGACGGCGCGCTCGATCGACCCGGCGGCGACGGCCACCGAGCCCGACCCGCTGTCGGGCCCGGCCGACCCGCCGGTCGGCAGCACCGACGCGACCGGTCCGGGGGCACCCGCCGGCCAGTGA
- a CDS encoding SpoIIE family protein phosphatase — MSNAWGTVVRGTSTYVRQRVEGWRTGSRGSQAFLLTLLVALVVASVGVGAVAEVVVPVSLWFLFLMVGTMLLRFVPLLLLVAVLSAAAGYTSVESDFATASRTSALLIFALAVIVAIHQSSRQRSGLPMALSEAVLTQLRDRLQRQGVVPSLPNGWRSESATITANGPSYAGDFLVADLREGRWLEMALVDVCGKGTSVGPQALQFAGALGGLIGALPPAELMAAANHFLLRQESDESLATAVHIKIDLVTGDYTITSAGHPPALHWHLGQRGWAVDNARGMALGVIDEAEFTPSRGRLRPGEALMFYTDGVIERTDRDLDDGIDWLRQVALQAVDARGFTGMPQRVLKQVPRGDDDRAMLVLERQPLTSPERDSERLRSLGG; from the coding sequence GTGTCGAACGCCTGGGGAACCGTGGTCCGTGGTACCTCGACGTACGTCCGGCAGCGCGTCGAGGGCTGGCGCACCGGCTCACGGGGGAGCCAGGCGTTCCTGCTGACGCTCCTCGTGGCGCTCGTCGTGGCGTCCGTGGGCGTCGGAGCGGTGGCCGAGGTCGTCGTGCCCGTGTCGCTGTGGTTCCTCTTCCTCATGGTCGGCACCATGCTGCTGCGGTTCGTGCCGCTGCTGCTGCTGGTGGCGGTGCTGAGCGCCGCCGCGGGCTACACCTCGGTGGAGAGCGACTTCGCGACCGCGAGCCGGACGTCGGCGCTGCTGATCTTCGCGCTGGCCGTCATCGTGGCGATCCACCAGTCGAGCCGGCAGCGCTCCGGGTTGCCGATGGCCCTCAGCGAGGCCGTCCTCACCCAGCTGCGCGACCGGCTGCAGCGCCAGGGCGTCGTGCCCTCGTTGCCCAACGGGTGGCGCTCGGAGTCGGCGACGATCACCGCCAACGGCCCCAGCTATGCCGGCGACTTCCTCGTGGCCGACCTCCGGGAGGGCCGCTGGCTGGAGATGGCGCTGGTCGACGTGTGCGGGAAGGGCACGTCGGTGGGTCCCCAGGCGCTGCAGTTCGCCGGGGCCCTCGGCGGCCTCATCGGTGCCCTGCCGCCGGCCGAGCTCATGGCGGCGGCCAACCACTTCCTCCTCCGCCAGGAGTCGGACGAGTCGCTGGCCACGGCGGTGCACATCAAGATCGACCTGGTGACCGGTGACTACACCATCACCAGCGCGGGCCACCCGCCCGCGCTGCACTGGCACCTGGGCCAGCGCGGCTGGGCGGTCGACAACGCGCGCGGGATGGCGCTGGGCGTCATCGACGAGGCCGAGTTCACCCCGAGCAGGGGGCGGCTGCGTCCCGGGGAGGCGCTGATGTTCTACACCGACGGGGTCATCGAGAGGACCGACCGCGACCTCGACGACGGGATCGACTGGCTGCGCCAGGTGGCCCTGCAGGCGGTGGACGCCCGCGGCTTCACCGGCATGCCGCAGCGCGTCCTCAAGCAGGTGCCCCGCGGCGACGACGACCGGGCCATGCTCGTCCTCGAGCGGCAGCCGCTCACGTCGCCCGAGCGTGACTCCGAGCGGCTGCGCAGCCTCGGCGGCTGA